One Bos taurus isolate L1 Dominette 01449 registration number 42190680 breed Hereford chromosome 14, ARS-UCD2.0, whole genome shotgun sequence genomic region harbors:
- the OPLAH gene encoding 5-oxoprolinase isoform X3 produces MTHCFWPVLPGLPAEESLLDSSPITMGGPEGRFHFAIDRGGTFTDVFAQCPGGHVRVLKLLSEDPANYVDAPTEGIRRILEQEGGVLLPRDRPLDTSRIASIRMGTTVATNALLERQGERVALLVTRGFRDLLHVGTQARADLFDLAVPMPETLYEEVLEVDERVVLYRGEPGAGTPVKGCTGDLLEVQQPVDLGGLRGKLEGLLSRGIRSLAVVLMHSYTWAQHEQQVGALARELGFTHVSLSSEAMPMVRIVPRGHTACADAYLTPTIQRYVQGFRRGFQGQLKDVQVLFMRSDGGLAPMDSFSGSRAVLSGPAGGVVGYSATTYRVEGGQPVIGFDMGGTSTDVSRYAGEFEHVFEASTAGVTLQAPQLDINTVAAGGGSRLFFRSGLFVVGPESAGAHPGPACYRKGGPVTVTDANLVLGRLLPASFPCIFGPGEDQPLSPEASRKALEAVATEVNSFLTNGPCPASPLSLEEVAMGFVRVANEAMCRPIRALTQARGHDPSAHVLACFGGAGGQHACAIARALGMDTVHIHRHSGLLSALGLALADVVHEAQEPCSLPYAPETFAQLDQRLGRLEEQCVEALRAQGFPRSQISTESFLHLRYQGTDCALMVSAHQHPASARSPRAGDFGAAFVERYMREFGFIIPERPVVVDDVRVRGTGSSSLRLEDVPKAHSGPPRVDKMTQCYFEGGYQETPVYLLGELGCGHKLQGPCLIIDSNSTILVEPGCQAEVTETGDIRISVGAETASVVGTQLDPIHLSIFSHRFMSIAEQMGRILQRTAISTNIKERLDFSCALFGPDGGLVSNAPHIPVHLGAMQETVQFQIQQLGADLHPGDVLLSNHPSAGGSHLPDLTVITPVFWPGQTRPVFYVASRGHHADIGGITPGSMPPHSTSLQQEGAVFLSFKLVHGGVFQEEAVTEALRAPGKIPGCSGTRNLHDNLSDLRAQVAANQKGIQLVGELIGQYGLDVVQAYMGHIQANAELAVRDMLRAFGTARQARGLPLEVSAEDHMDDGSPIRLRVQINMSQGSAVFDFSGSGPEVFGNLNAPRAITLSALIYCLRCLVGRDIPLNQGCLAPVRVVIPKGSILDPSPDAAVVGGNVLTSQRVVDVILGAFGACAASQGCMNNVTLGNAHMGYYETVAGGAGAGPGWHGRSGVHSHMTNTRITDPEILESRYPVILRRFELRLGSGGRGRFRGGDGIIRELLFREEALLSVLTERRAFQPYGLMGGEPGARGLNLLIRKDGRTVNLGGKTSVPVYPGDVFCLHTPGGGGYGDPEDPAPLPGSPLQPLAFPERGSVYEYRRAQEAV; encoded by the exons ATGACCCACTGCTTCTGGCCAGTTCTCCCAGGACTGCCGGCTGAGGAGTCGCTGCTGGACTCCAGCCCCATCACCATGGGTGGCCCGGAGGGGCGCTTCCATTTTGCCATCGACCGTGGAGGCACCTTCACAGATGTCTTTGCCCAGTGCCCAGGGGGGCACGTGAGGGTCCTAAAGCTGCTTTCAGAAGACCCTGCCAACTATGTAGACGCCCCCACTGAAGGCATCCGCCGCATCCTGGagcag GAGGGGGGCGTGCTGCTGCCGCGGGACCGGCCCCTGGACACCAGTCGCATCGCCAGCATCCGCATGGGCACCACGGTGGCGACCAATGCGCTGTTGGAACGGCAGGGAGAGCGGGTGGCACTGCTGGTGACGCGCGGGTTCCGAGACCTGCTGCACGTGGGCACCCAGGCCCGCGCGGACCTCTTTGACCTG GCCGTGCCCATGCCCGAGACGCTGTACGAGGAGGTGCTGGAAGTGGACGAACGGGTGGTGCTCTATCGAGGGGAGCCGGGTGCTGGGACACCCGTGAAAG GCTGCACAGGGGACCTACTGGAAGTGCAGCAGCCTGTGGACCTGGGGGGCCTGCGAGGGAAGCTGGAAGGTCTCCTGTCCCGGGGCATCCGTAGCTTGGCCGTGGTGCTCATGCACTCGTACAC GTGGGCCCAGCACGAGCAGCAGGTGGGCGCCCTGGCCCGGGAACTGGGCTTCACGCATGTGTCGCTGTCCTCGGAGGCCATGCCCATGGTGCGCATTGTGCCCCGGGGGCACACGGCCTGTGCTGACGCCTATCTCACGCCCACCATCCAGCGCTACGTGCAGGGCTTCCGACGTGGCTTCCAGGGTCAGCTCAAG GACGTGCAGGTGCTGTTCATGCGCTCCGACGGTGGGCTGGCGCCCATGGACTCCTTCAGCGGCTCCCGCGCTGTGCTCTCCGGCCCTGCGGGGGGCGTGGTTGGTTACTCAGCCACCACCTACCGGGTGGAGGGCGGCCAGCCAGTCATCGGCTTTGACATGGGAG GCACGTCTACCGACGTGAGCCGCTATGCTGGCGAGTTTGAGCATGTTTTCGAGGCCAGCACGGCTGGTGTCACCCTCCAGGCCCCCCAGCTGGATATCAACACTGTGGCAGCCGGTGGGGGCTCCCGCCTCTTTTTCAG GTCGGGCCTCTTCGTGGTGGGGCCAGAGTCTGCGGGAGCCCACCCTGGCCCCGCCTGCTACCGAAAAG GGGGCCCTGTGACAGTGACGGATGCTAATCTGGTCCTGGGTCGCCTGCTGCCTGCCTCCTTCCCCTGCATTTTTGGGCCGGGAGAGGACCAGCCACTGTCCCCGGAGGCGTCCCGAAAGGCCCTGGAGGCTGTGGCCACGGAGGTCAACAGCTTCCTGACCAATGGGCCTTGCCCGGCCTCCCCGCTgagcctggaggaggtggccatGGGGTTTGTGCGTGTGGCCAACGAGGCCATGTGTCGGCCCATCCGTGCACTCACGCAG GCACGAGGTCATGACCCCTCGGCCCACGTGCTGGCCTGCTTTGGGGGAGCTGGTGGGCAGCATGCTTGTGCCATTGCCCGGGCCCTGGGCATGGACACTGTGCACATTCACAG GCACAGTGGGCTGCTGTCGGCGCTGGGGCTGGCCCTGGCTGATGTGGTGCATGAGGCGCAGGAGCCCTGCTCCCTGCCATATGCTCCCGAGACCTTTGCGCAGCTGGACCAGAGGCTGGGCCGCCTGGAGGAGCAGTGTGTGGAGGCCCTGCGGGCccagggcttccccag GTCCCAGATCAGCACCGAGAGCTTCCTGCACCTGCGCTACCAGGGCACGGACTGCGCCCTGATGGTGTCTGCCCACCAGCACCCGGCCAGTGCCCGCTCACCCCGAGCTGGTGACTTTGGGGCAGCCTTTGTGGAGAG GTACATGAGGGAGTTCGGCTTCATTATTCCCGAGCGGCCGGTGGTGGTGGATGACGTGCGGGTCAGGGGCACCGGCAGCAGCAGCCTTCGCCTCGAGGACGTCCCAAAAGCCCATAGTGGGCCTCCCCGGGTAGATAAG ATGACCCAGTGCTACTTTGAGGGGGGCTACCAGGAGACCCCTGTGTACCTGTTGGGAGAGCTGGGCTGTGGGCACAAGCTTCAGGGGCCCTGCCTCATCATTGACAGCAACAG TACCATCCTGGTGGAGCCAGGCTGCCAGGCAGAGGTGACTGAGACTGGGGACATCCGCATCTCTGTGGGGGCTGAGACAGCCAGCGTGGTGGGCACGCAGCTTGACCCCATCCACCTTTCCATCTTCTCCCACCGCTTCATGAGCATTGCTG AGCAGATGGGCCGCATCCTGCAGCGCACGGCCATCTCCACCAACATCAAGGAGCGTCTGGACTTCTCCTGCGCCCTCTTTGGGCCCGACGGGGGGCTGGTCTCCAACGCCCCTCACATCCCTGTGCACCTGGGTGCCATGCAGGAGACGGTGCAGTTCCAG ATTCAGCAGTTGGGGGCTGATCTCCACCCCGGCGATGTGCTGCTGAGCAACCACCCCAGCGCGGGGGGCAGCCACTTGCCAGACCTGACTGTCATCACACCG GTGTTTTGGCCGGGTCAGACACGGCCTGTGTTCTATGTGGCCAGCCGTGGGCACCATGCAGACATTGGGGGCATCACACCAGGCTCCATGCCCCCCCACTCCACCAGCCTGCAGCAGGAGGGCGCGGTCTTCCTTTCCTTCAAACTTGTGCATGGGGGAGTCTTCCAGGAAGAGG CGGTGACTGAAGCCCTGCGGGCGCCAGGCAAGATTCCAGGCTGCAGCGGGACACGGAACCTGCACGACAACCTGTCGGATCTGCGCGCCCAGGTGGCGGCCAACCAGAAGGGCATCCAGCTGGTGGGCGAGCTCATCGGGCAGTACGGCCTGGACGTGGTGCAGGCCTACATGGGCCACATTCAG GCAAACGCGGAGCTCGCTGTGAGGGACATGCTCCGGGCCTTTGGAACTGCCCGGCAGGCCCGGGGCCTGCCCCTGGAGGTGTCTGCAGAGGACCACATGGACGACGGTTCCCCTATCCGACTCCGAGTGCAGATCAACATGAGTCAG GGTAGCGCGGTGTTTGATTTCAGCGGCTCAGGGCCAGAGGTGTTCGGCAACCTCAACGCGCCGCGGGCCATCACGCTGTCTGCGCTCATCTACTGTCTTCGCTGTCTGGTTGGCCGCGACATTCCACTCAACCAG GGCTGCCTGGCTCCGGTGCGCGTGGTGATTCCTAAAGGCTCCATCCTAGACCCTTCCCCCGACGCGGCCGTGGTGGGCGGCAACGTGCTCACGTCGCAGCGCGTGGTGGACGTCATCCTGGGGGCCTTCGGGGCCTGCGCCGCTTCCCAG GGCTGCATGAACAACGTGACCTTGGGCAACGCCCACATGGGCTACTACGAGACGGTGGCGGGCGGTGCGGGCGCGGGACCGGGTTGGCACGGGCGCAGCGGCGTGCACAGCCACATGACCAACACGCGCATCACCGACCCCGAGATCCTGGAGAGCAG GTACCCGGTTATCCTGCGCCGCTTCGAGCTAAGGCTGGGGTCCGGGGGTCGCGGCCGCTTCCGGGGCGGCGATGGCATTATCCGTGAGCTGCTTTTCCGCGAGGAGGCGCTGCTGTCCGTGCTGACTGAGCGCCGCGCCTTCCAGCCGTATGGCCTGATGG GGGGTGAGCCTGGTGCCCGGGGCCTAAACCTACTCATCCGGAAGGACGGCCGGACAGTAAACCTGGGTGGGAAGACCTCGGTGCCCGTGTACCCCGGG GACGTGTTCTGTCTGCACACACCAGGCGGTGGGGGCTACGGGGACCCGGAAGACCCCGCCCCACTGCCAGGTTCGCCCTTGCAGCCCCTAGCCTTCCCGGAGAGGGGCAGCGTGTATGAGTACCGCAGGGCCCAGGAGGCTGTGTGA
- the OPLAH gene encoding 5-oxoprolinase translates to MGGPEGRFHFAIDRGGTFTDVFAQCPGGHVRVLKLLSEDPANYVDAPTEGIRRILEQEGGVLLPRDRPLDTSRIASIRMGTTVATNALLERQGERVALLVTRGFRDLLHVGTQARADLFDLAVPMPETLYEEVLEVDERVVLYRGEPGAGTPVKGCTGDLLEVQQPVDLGGLRGKLEGLLSRGIRSLAVVLMHSYTWAQHEQQVGALARELGFTHVSLSSEAMPMVRIVPRGHTACADAYLTPTIQRYVQGFRRGFQGQLKDVQVLFMRSDGGLAPMDSFSGSRAVLSGPAGGVVGYSATTYRVEGGQPVIGFDMGGTSTDVSRYAGEFEHVFEASTAGVTLQAPQLDINTVAAGGGSRLFFRSGLFVVGPESAGAHPGPACYRKGGPVTVTDANLVLGRLLPASFPCIFGPGEDQPLSPEASRKALEAVATEVNSFLTNGPCPASPLSLEEVAMGFVRVANEAMCRPIRALTQARGHDPSAHVLACFGGAGGQHACAIARALGMDTVHIHRHSGLLSALGLALADVVHEAQEPCSLPYAPETFAQLDQRLGRLEEQCVEALRAQGFPRSQISTESFLHLRYQGTDCALMVSAHQHPASARSPRAGDFGAAFVERYMREFGFIIPERPVVVDDVRVRGTGSSSLRLEDVPKAHSGPPRVDKMTQCYFEGGYQETPVYLLGELGCGHKLQGPCLIIDSNSTILVEPGCQAEVTETGDIRISVGAETASVVGTQLDPIHLSIFSHRFMSIAEQMGRILQRTAISTNIKERLDFSCALFGPDGGLVSNAPHIPVHLGAMQETVQFQIQQLGADLHPGDVLLSNHPSAGGSHLPDLTVITPVFWPGQTRPVFYVASRGHHADIGGITPGSMPPHSTSLQQEGAVFLSFKLVHGGVFQEEAVTEALRAPGKIPGCSGTRNLHDNLSDLRAQVAANQKGIQLVGELIGQYGLDVVQAYMGHIQANAELAVRDMLRAFGTARQARGLPLEVSAEDHMDDGSPIRLRVQINMSQGSAVFDFSGSGPEVFGNLNAPRAITLSALIYCLRCLVGRDIPLNQGCLAPVRVVIPKGSILDPSPDAAVVGGNVLTSQRVVDVILGAFGACAASQGCMNNVTLGNAHMGYYETVAGGAGAGPGWHGRSGVHSHMTNTRITDPEILESRYPVILRRFELRLGSGGRGRFRGGDGIIRELLFREEALLSVLTERRAFQPYGLMGGEPGARGLNLLIRKDGRTVNLGGKTSVPVYPGDVFCLHTPGGGGYGDPEDPAPLPGSPLQPLAFPERGSVYEYRRAQEAV, encoded by the exons ATGGGTGGCCCGGAGGGGCGCTTCCATTTTGCCATCGACCGTGGAGGCACCTTCACAGATGTCTTTGCCCAGTGCCCAGGGGGGCACGTGAGGGTCCTAAAGCTGCTTTCAGAAGACCCTGCCAACTATGTAGACGCCCCCACTGAAGGCATCCGCCGCATCCTGGagcag GAGGGGGGCGTGCTGCTGCCGCGGGACCGGCCCCTGGACACCAGTCGCATCGCCAGCATCCGCATGGGCACCACGGTGGCGACCAATGCGCTGTTGGAACGGCAGGGAGAGCGGGTGGCACTGCTGGTGACGCGCGGGTTCCGAGACCTGCTGCACGTGGGCACCCAGGCCCGCGCGGACCTCTTTGACCTG GCCGTGCCCATGCCCGAGACGCTGTACGAGGAGGTGCTGGAAGTGGACGAACGGGTGGTGCTCTATCGAGGGGAGCCGGGTGCTGGGACACCCGTGAAAG GCTGCACAGGGGACCTACTGGAAGTGCAGCAGCCTGTGGACCTGGGGGGCCTGCGAGGGAAGCTGGAAGGTCTCCTGTCCCGGGGCATCCGTAGCTTGGCCGTGGTGCTCATGCACTCGTACAC GTGGGCCCAGCACGAGCAGCAGGTGGGCGCCCTGGCCCGGGAACTGGGCTTCACGCATGTGTCGCTGTCCTCGGAGGCCATGCCCATGGTGCGCATTGTGCCCCGGGGGCACACGGCCTGTGCTGACGCCTATCTCACGCCCACCATCCAGCGCTACGTGCAGGGCTTCCGACGTGGCTTCCAGGGTCAGCTCAAG GACGTGCAGGTGCTGTTCATGCGCTCCGACGGTGGGCTGGCGCCCATGGACTCCTTCAGCGGCTCCCGCGCTGTGCTCTCCGGCCCTGCGGGGGGCGTGGTTGGTTACTCAGCCACCACCTACCGGGTGGAGGGCGGCCAGCCAGTCATCGGCTTTGACATGGGAG GCACGTCTACCGACGTGAGCCGCTATGCTGGCGAGTTTGAGCATGTTTTCGAGGCCAGCACGGCTGGTGTCACCCTCCAGGCCCCCCAGCTGGATATCAACACTGTGGCAGCCGGTGGGGGCTCCCGCCTCTTTTTCAG GTCGGGCCTCTTCGTGGTGGGGCCAGAGTCTGCGGGAGCCCACCCTGGCCCCGCCTGCTACCGAAAAG GGGGCCCTGTGACAGTGACGGATGCTAATCTGGTCCTGGGTCGCCTGCTGCCTGCCTCCTTCCCCTGCATTTTTGGGCCGGGAGAGGACCAGCCACTGTCCCCGGAGGCGTCCCGAAAGGCCCTGGAGGCTGTGGCCACGGAGGTCAACAGCTTCCTGACCAATGGGCCTTGCCCGGCCTCCCCGCTgagcctggaggaggtggccatGGGGTTTGTGCGTGTGGCCAACGAGGCCATGTGTCGGCCCATCCGTGCACTCACGCAG GCACGAGGTCATGACCCCTCGGCCCACGTGCTGGCCTGCTTTGGGGGAGCTGGTGGGCAGCATGCTTGTGCCATTGCCCGGGCCCTGGGCATGGACACTGTGCACATTCACAG GCACAGTGGGCTGCTGTCGGCGCTGGGGCTGGCCCTGGCTGATGTGGTGCATGAGGCGCAGGAGCCCTGCTCCCTGCCATATGCTCCCGAGACCTTTGCGCAGCTGGACCAGAGGCTGGGCCGCCTGGAGGAGCAGTGTGTGGAGGCCCTGCGGGCccagggcttccccag GTCCCAGATCAGCACCGAGAGCTTCCTGCACCTGCGCTACCAGGGCACGGACTGCGCCCTGATGGTGTCTGCCCACCAGCACCCGGCCAGTGCCCGCTCACCCCGAGCTGGTGACTTTGGGGCAGCCTTTGTGGAGAG GTACATGAGGGAGTTCGGCTTCATTATTCCCGAGCGGCCGGTGGTGGTGGATGACGTGCGGGTCAGGGGCACCGGCAGCAGCAGCCTTCGCCTCGAGGACGTCCCAAAAGCCCATAGTGGGCCTCCCCGGGTAGATAAG ATGACCCAGTGCTACTTTGAGGGGGGCTACCAGGAGACCCCTGTGTACCTGTTGGGAGAGCTGGGCTGTGGGCACAAGCTTCAGGGGCCCTGCCTCATCATTGACAGCAACAG TACCATCCTGGTGGAGCCAGGCTGCCAGGCAGAGGTGACTGAGACTGGGGACATCCGCATCTCTGTGGGGGCTGAGACAGCCAGCGTGGTGGGCACGCAGCTTGACCCCATCCACCTTTCCATCTTCTCCCACCGCTTCATGAGCATTGCTG AGCAGATGGGCCGCATCCTGCAGCGCACGGCCATCTCCACCAACATCAAGGAGCGTCTGGACTTCTCCTGCGCCCTCTTTGGGCCCGACGGGGGGCTGGTCTCCAACGCCCCTCACATCCCTGTGCACCTGGGTGCCATGCAGGAGACGGTGCAGTTCCAG ATTCAGCAGTTGGGGGCTGATCTCCACCCCGGCGATGTGCTGCTGAGCAACCACCCCAGCGCGGGGGGCAGCCACTTGCCAGACCTGACTGTCATCACACCG GTGTTTTGGCCGGGTCAGACACGGCCTGTGTTCTATGTGGCCAGCCGTGGGCACCATGCAGACATTGGGGGCATCACACCAGGCTCCATGCCCCCCCACTCCACCAGCCTGCAGCAGGAGGGCGCGGTCTTCCTTTCCTTCAAACTTGTGCATGGGGGAGTCTTCCAGGAAGAGG CGGTGACTGAAGCCCTGCGGGCGCCAGGCAAGATTCCAGGCTGCAGCGGGACACGGAACCTGCACGACAACCTGTCGGATCTGCGCGCCCAGGTGGCGGCCAACCAGAAGGGCATCCAGCTGGTGGGCGAGCTCATCGGGCAGTACGGCCTGGACGTGGTGCAGGCCTACATGGGCCACATTCAG GCAAACGCGGAGCTCGCTGTGAGGGACATGCTCCGGGCCTTTGGAACTGCCCGGCAGGCCCGGGGCCTGCCCCTGGAGGTGTCTGCAGAGGACCACATGGACGACGGTTCCCCTATCCGACTCCGAGTGCAGATCAACATGAGTCAG GGTAGCGCGGTGTTTGATTTCAGCGGCTCAGGGCCAGAGGTGTTCGGCAACCTCAACGCGCCGCGGGCCATCACGCTGTCTGCGCTCATCTACTGTCTTCGCTGTCTGGTTGGCCGCGACATTCCACTCAACCAG GGCTGCCTGGCTCCGGTGCGCGTGGTGATTCCTAAAGGCTCCATCCTAGACCCTTCCCCCGACGCGGCCGTGGTGGGCGGCAACGTGCTCACGTCGCAGCGCGTGGTGGACGTCATCCTGGGGGCCTTCGGGGCCTGCGCCGCTTCCCAG GGCTGCATGAACAACGTGACCTTGGGCAACGCCCACATGGGCTACTACGAGACGGTGGCGGGCGGTGCGGGCGCGGGACCGGGTTGGCACGGGCGCAGCGGCGTGCACAGCCACATGACCAACACGCGCATCACCGACCCCGAGATCCTGGAGAGCAG GTACCCGGTTATCCTGCGCCGCTTCGAGCTAAGGCTGGGGTCCGGGGGTCGCGGCCGCTTCCGGGGCGGCGATGGCATTATCCGTGAGCTGCTTTTCCGCGAGGAGGCGCTGCTGTCCGTGCTGACTGAGCGCCGCGCCTTCCAGCCGTATGGCCTGATGG GGGGTGAGCCTGGTGCCCGGGGCCTAAACCTACTCATCCGGAAGGACGGCCGGACAGTAAACCTGGGTGGGAAGACCTCGGTGCCCGTGTACCCCGGG GACGTGTTCTGTCTGCACACACCAGGCGGTGGGGGCTACGGGGACCCGGAAGACCCCGCCCCACTGCCAGGTTCGCCCTTGCAGCCCCTAGCCTTCCCGGAGAGGGGCAGCGTGTATGAGTACCGCAGGGCCCAGGAGGCTGTGTGA